The following are from one region of the Thiocapsa rosea genome:
- a CDS encoding ankyrin repeat domain-containing protein, whose product MNILLRILALVAIAILVAFAVIHRSDSTPDATGTALLDVAEQGDLSALNALLKPSTKVDVRDSCDWTPLMKAALYGHADVVERLLEAGADIDAQDKGGYTAMMLAASNNHATIVDRLLSKGAMIDHQEQTEGWTALLWTAGKGHAETVEVLLRRGADRTLKDFGGNTAEDHAREAGYEAVAEQLAERSR is encoded by the coding sequence ATGAATATCCTCCTCCGTATCCTCGCCCTCGTCGCGATCGCGATCCTCGTCGCCTTCGCCGTCATTCACCGATCGGACTCGACGCCGGACGCAACGGGCACAGCACTCCTCGATGTGGCCGAGCAAGGCGACCTCTCCGCCCTGAACGCACTCTTGAAGCCGTCGACGAAGGTCGACGTGCGCGACAGCTGCGACTGGACGCCGCTCATGAAGGCCGCACTCTACGGGCACGCCGATGTCGTGGAGCGCCTCCTCGAGGCCGGTGCCGACATCGACGCCCAAGACAAGGGCGGTTATACGGCCATGATGCTCGCGGCCTCGAACAATCACGCGACGATCGTGGATCGACTCTTGAGCAAAGGCGCCATGATCGATCACCAAGAGCAGACCGAAGGCTGGACGGCCTTGCTCTGGACCGCCGGCAAAGGCCACGCCGAGACCGTCGAGGTTCTGCTGCGCCGGGGTGCCGATCGGACCCTGAAGGACTTCGGGGGCAACACCGCCGAGGACCACGCCCGCGAGGCCGGATATGAGGCCGTCGCGGAGCAGCTCGCCGAACGGAGCCGCTAG
- a CDS encoding sensor histidine kinase: MAFNALARLRGLGTLPVAALILALFVVLVLMRDAVENSETLSRAFVPLLSVVLAGLGALAILVIVNIVKLVRRYRRQAAGSRLTGRILVLFVLVSLLPVGVVYYFSLGFLLRGIDSWFDVEIGQAMQDALVLNQASLDLNQRVLARYTEQLIAGIEDRSSTAIALSLNNLRRQAGAIELTVYADGGQVLGNANEDPTQLVPNQAEREIQQSVRAGNNYVGLESDLNGELIVRVLVQDPRGRGMQMQAIFPTSARITELSERLEDAYNRYTELAYLRQSLKLSFSLTLSLVLLFGVMAAVIAAFHIARRLVAPVADIARGTSAIAEGDYEQQLPLPKHDDELAFLVASFNAMTRRIARARDAANRSQQAVETQRNYLETVLGRLSSGVIALDADQRLRTSNPAARQILSLTFAEDEQPELSRVERELPWLTPWTETVRGHILAGVDWRAEIELDRGETRQTLMCRGSPLPLSDNEQRGHVVVFDDITSLITAQRNAAWGEVARRLAHEIKNPLTPIQLSAERLRHKLLAKADEADAKIIDRSTRTIVQQVEAMKAMVNDFSDYARTPHIRAEPLELDRLAQEVLDLYRSAGTSALEVALGAPGVEVRGDPLRLRQVVHNLIKNAQEAMDGRPDARIAVTTRVVRVNGTPLVELEVADNGPGFEERLFERLFEPYVTTKSKGTGLGLAIVKKIVEEHRGIIKVENTGQGALIRIRLPIRQGTKHATQGREQDEKL, from the coding sequence GTGGCCTTTAACGCCTTAGCACGTCTGCGCGGACTCGGCACCTTGCCGGTCGCGGCATTGATCCTGGCGCTCTTCGTCGTTCTGGTGCTGATGCGCGATGCGGTGGAGAACTCCGAGACCCTGAGCCGCGCCTTCGTGCCGCTGCTCTCGGTGGTGTTGGCCGGTCTGGGCGCGCTCGCCATCCTGGTCATCGTCAACATCGTGAAGCTGGTTCGCCGCTATCGCCGGCAGGCCGCCGGCTCACGCCTGACCGGGCGGATCCTGGTGCTCTTCGTGCTGGTCTCGCTGCTGCCCGTGGGCGTGGTCTATTACTTCTCCCTCGGGTTCCTGCTGCGCGGGATCGACAGCTGGTTTGACGTGGAAATCGGCCAGGCCATGCAGGACGCGCTGGTCTTGAATCAGGCCTCGCTCGATCTCAACCAGCGGGTCCTTGCGCGGTACACCGAGCAGCTCATCGCCGGGATCGAAGATCGCTCCTCGACCGCCATCGCGCTCAGTCTGAACAATCTGCGGCGTCAGGCCGGTGCCATCGAGCTGACCGTCTACGCCGACGGCGGTCAGGTGCTCGGCAACGCCAACGAGGATCCGACCCAGTTGGTTCCGAATCAGGCCGAGCGCGAGATCCAGCAAAGCGTGCGCGCCGGCAACAACTATGTCGGTCTGGAAAGCGACCTCAACGGCGAGCTGATCGTGCGGGTATTGGTGCAGGATCCGCGCGGACGGGGGATGCAGATGCAGGCGATCTTCCCGACCTCGGCGCGCATCACCGAGCTGTCCGAACGCCTGGAGGACGCCTACAATCGCTACACAGAGCTGGCGTATCTGCGCCAGTCATTGAAGCTGAGCTTCTCCCTGACCCTGTCGTTGGTGCTCCTGTTCGGCGTGATGGCCGCGGTGATCGCCGCCTTTCATATCGCTCGACGTCTCGTCGCGCCGGTGGCGGACATCGCCCGCGGCACCAGCGCGATCGCAGAGGGCGACTACGAGCAACAGCTCCCGCTGCCCAAGCACGACGACGAACTCGCCTTCCTGGTCGCCTCCTTCAATGCGATGACGCGACGGATCGCCCGGGCACGGGATGCCGCGAACCGCAGCCAACAGGCGGTGGAGACCCAACGCAACTATCTGGAAACGGTCCTGGGGCGACTGTCGTCCGGGGTCATCGCCTTGGATGCCGATCAGCGGCTGCGGACATCCAACCCCGCGGCGCGTCAGATCCTGTCGCTCACCTTCGCCGAGGACGAGCAGCCGGAGCTCTCGCGCGTGGAGCGCGAGCTGCCCTGGCTCACACCCTGGACCGAGACCGTGCGCGGCCATATCCTCGCCGGGGTGGATTGGCGCGCAGAGATCGAGCTCGATCGCGGCGAGACGCGACAGACCCTGATGTGCCGCGGCAGCCCCTTGCCGCTCTCGGACAACGAGCAGCGGGGTCACGTGGTGGTCTTCGACGACATCACCTCCCTGATCACCGCACAGCGCAACGCGGCCTGGGGCGAGGTGGCCCGGCGGCTGGCCCACGAGATCAAGAACCCCTTGACGCCGATCCAGCTCTCTGCGGAGCGCCTGCGCCATAAGCTGCTCGCCAAGGCCGACGAGGCGGATGCAAAGATCATCGATCGCTCGACCCGGACGATCGTCCAGCAGGTCGAGGCGATGAAGGCCATGGTGAACGACTTCTCCGACTATGCCCGGACACCGCATATCCGCGCCGAGCCCCTGGAGCTCGACCGGCTCGCCCAAGAGGTGCTCGACCTGTATCGCAGCGCCGGCACGAGCGCGCTCGAGGTCGCTTTGGGTGCGCCGGGGGTCGAGGTCCGCGGCGACCCGTTGCGCTTGCGTCAAGTGGTTCATAATCTGATCAAGAACGCGCAGGAGGCGATGGACGGACGCCCCGACGCACGCATCGCCGTGACGACGCGCGTCGTACGCGTGAACGGCACACCGCTCGTCGAGTTGGAGGTGGCCGACAACGGGCCCGGGTTCGAGGAGCGCCTCTTCGAACGCCTCTTCGAGCCCTACGTCACCACAAAATCAAAAGGAACCGGTCTCGGCTTGGCCATCGTCAAGAAGATCGTCGAAGAGCACCGCGGTATCATCAAGGTCGAGAATACAGGTCAAGGCGCGTTGATTCGGATCCGCCTGCCGATCCGGCAGGGGACCAAGCACGCGACCCAAGGCCGAGAACAGGACGAAAAGCTATGA
- a CDS encoding BolA family protein — protein sequence MNRKARIEDTLKHTFDPMHLEVVDESHMHSVPAGAESHFKILVVSETFADKTLVARHRLLNRALSGELEGGLHAIALHTWTPDEWFAKGGVAPESPPCQGGSKAG from the coding sequence ATGAACAGAAAAGCCCGTATCGAAGACACGTTGAAACACACCTTCGACCCCATGCATCTCGAGGTGGTCGACGAAAGTCACATGCACTCGGTCCCTGCCGGTGCCGAATCCCACTTCAAGATCCTGGTGGTCAGCGAGACCTTTGCCGACAAGACCCTGGTCGCCCGGCATCGTCTCCTTAATCGCGCCCTCAGCGGCGAACTCGAAGGCGGACTCCATGCCATCGCCCTTCATACTTGGACCCCGGACGAATGGTTCGCCAAAGGCGGCGTTGCACCCGAGTCACCGCCCTGCCAGGGAGGCTCGAAAGCCGGTTGA
- the def gene encoding peptide deformylase: MAKLDILTFPDPRLRRKAIPVARVDADIVRLVDDMLETMYAAPGIGLAAIQVNVPRRVVVIDVSENHDTPICLINPEILAREGEEQMDEGCLSVPGFFETVKRAERVRVQALNREGESFTLDADGLLAVCIQHEIDHLDGKLFVDHISMLKRQRIRRKLEKEQRQAASDAPEQRRGVL; the protein is encoded by the coding sequence ATGGCAAAGCTCGATATCCTGACCTTCCCGGACCCAAGACTCCGCCGCAAGGCGATTCCGGTCGCACGCGTCGATGCCGACATCGTGCGGCTGGTCGACGACATGCTCGAGACCATGTATGCCGCACCCGGCATCGGCTTGGCCGCCATCCAGGTCAATGTGCCGCGCCGGGTCGTGGTGATCGACGTCTCGGAGAACCACGATACGCCGATCTGCTTGATCAATCCGGAGATCCTCGCGCGCGAGGGCGAAGAGCAGATGGACGAAGGCTGCCTCTCCGTGCCCGGCTTCTTCGAGACGGTCAAGCGCGCGGAGCGGGTTCGGGTCCAGGCGCTGAATCGCGAAGGCGAGTCCTTCACGCTCGACGCCGACGGCCTGCTTGCGGTCTGTATCCAACACGAGATCGATCATCTCGACGGCAAGCTCTTCGTCGACCACATCTCGATGCTCAAGCGCCAACGCATTCGCCGCAAGCTCGAAAAGGAGCAGCGCCAAGCCGCAAGCGACGCGCCCGAGCAACGTCGAGGTGTGTTGTGA
- the rsmB gene encoding 16S rRNA (cytosine(967)-C(5))-methyltransferase RsmB: protein MAERRPQAPAGATGPARHPVGAESRAAAALALFGVRGRGQSLTRVLENTRLASQAPAERALTQEMVYGALRTLPRLEALVARLLNHPVKPADKDLESLILIGLYQLIAMDTPDHAAVAATVEASRLIGKPDKAALVNALLRRFLRERETLLAEVDQEPAVRWLFPEWLLDRLRENWPEDWEQIVRTSNGRAPMSLRVNRTRTDRRAYLGTLAAAGITARPIPGCDMGLTLDQPRPTHELPGFAEGLVSVQDGGAQLAADLLDAQPGQRVLDACAAPGGKTAGILERAENRLDLLAIDNAPTRLKPIRDTLARLGLSAEVALGDAAEPRGSWTARPFDRILLDVPCSATGVIRRHPDIKWLRRNADIPALCALQDRILEAAWPLLAPGGRLLYATCSLIADENQHRIAAFLQRHPDARECAITATRGRALSHGVQLLPQDGANDGFYFALIERPVS from the coding sequence TTGGCTGAGCGCCGGCCGCAGGCCCCCGCCGGCGCGACAGGCCCGGCAAGACATCCCGTCGGCGCTGAATCCCGTGCGGCCGCCGCACTCGCACTCTTCGGCGTGCGCGGTCGTGGTCAGTCGCTCACGCGCGTGCTCGAGAACACCCGACTCGCCTCGCAGGCGCCCGCCGAGCGCGCCCTCACCCAAGAGATGGTCTACGGCGCGCTGCGCACCCTGCCGCGCCTGGAGGCACTGGTCGCGCGTCTGCTCAATCACCCGGTCAAGCCCGCGGACAAGGATCTCGAATCGCTGATCCTGATCGGCCTGTATCAGCTCATCGCGATGGACACGCCGGACCACGCCGCGGTCGCCGCCACGGTCGAGGCCAGTCGACTCATCGGCAAGCCCGACAAGGCGGCCTTGGTGAACGCACTGCTGCGTCGCTTTCTGCGCGAGCGCGAGACCCTCCTGGCCGAGGTCGATCAAGAGCCGGCCGTGCGTTGGCTCTTTCCCGAGTGGCTGCTCGATCGCCTGCGCGAGAACTGGCCGGAGGATTGGGAGCAGATCGTGCGGACCAGCAATGGCCGGGCGCCCATGAGTCTGCGCGTGAACCGCACCCGGACCGACCGGCGCGCCTATCTCGGCACGCTCGCTGCCGCCGGCATCACGGCGCGGCCCATCCCGGGCTGCGACATGGGCCTGACGCTCGATCAGCCGCGCCCGACCCATGAGCTGCCCGGCTTCGCGGAAGGCCTGGTTTCGGTGCAGGACGGCGGCGCCCAGCTGGCGGCCGATCTGCTGGATGCGCAGCCGGGACAGCGCGTCCTGGACGCCTGCGCAGCACCCGGCGGCAAGACCGCCGGCATCCTGGAACGTGCCGAGAACCGGCTCGATCTGCTGGCGATCGACAACGCCCCGACACGGCTCAAACCGATCCGCGACACGCTCGCGCGCCTGGGCCTGAGCGCCGAGGTCGCACTCGGCGACGCGGCCGAGCCCAGAGGCAGTTGGACCGCCCGGCCCTTCGATCGCATCCTGCTCGATGTCCCCTGCTCGGCCACCGGCGTGATCCGTCGCCATCCCGACATCAAATGGCTGCGACGCAACGCGGACATCCCGGCGTTGTGCGCCTTGCAGGATCGGATCCTGGAGGCAGCCTGGCCGTTGCTCGCCCCGGGCGGGCGGCTGCTGTATGCGACCTGCTCCCTGATCGCGGACGAGAACCAGCACCGCATCGCCGCCTTCCTGCAGCGCCATCCGGATGCGCGCGAGTGTGCGATCACGGCGACCCGGGGCCGCGCGCTCTCGCACGGCGTCCAGCTGCTTCCGCAGGACGGGGCGAACGACGGCTTCTATTTCGCGTTGATCGAACGACCGGTGTCATGA
- a CDS encoding DUF4390 domain-containing protein — protein MTRQPADHSGRLFLAALLLVPVLLLVSVEAGAAKDGLQVEQVETRLVDDMFFMNALLDYRFSAEALEALENGVPLTILVQIQVRRVGAWLWEDSRVDLQLRYAIRYKPLSERYEVYRLPGTEGRSFVSRDAAIRALGEIADLSLIGASSLDEDTHYEVHIRASLDIEELPLPLRPMAYLKPSWKLSSGWSKWPLTP, from the coding sequence ATGACCCGGCAGCCCGCTGACCACTCGGGGAGATTGTTTCTGGCTGCGTTGCTTCTCGTGCCCGTGCTCTTGCTGGTGAGCGTCGAGGCGGGCGCGGCCAAGGACGGACTGCAGGTCGAGCAGGTCGAGACGCGACTCGTCGACGACATGTTTTTCATGAACGCCTTGCTGGACTACCGTTTCAGCGCCGAGGCGCTCGAAGCGCTCGAGAACGGCGTGCCGCTGACCATCCTGGTGCAGATTCAGGTCCGCCGGGTCGGGGCCTGGCTCTGGGAGGACAGCCGGGTCGATCTGCAGCTGCGCTACGCCATCCGCTACAAGCCGCTCTCGGAGCGCTACGAGGTCTACCGACTGCCCGGCACCGAGGGCCGCAGCTTCGTCAGCCGTGATGCGGCGATTCGCGCGCTCGGCGAGATCGCCGATCTGTCGTTGATCGGCGCGTCGAGTCTCGACGAGGACACGCACTACGAGGTCCACATCCGGGCCTCGCTCGACATCGAAGAGCTGCCGCTTCCGCTGCGTCCGATGGCTTACCTGAAACCGTCCTGGAAACTCTCCAGCGGGTGGAGCAAGTGGCCTTTAACGCCTTAG
- a CDS encoding sigma-54-dependent transcriptional regulator: MSATHVLVVDDEPDIRGLVQEILEDEGYAVASAENGESARHALRERRPDLILLDIWMPDLDGITLLREWSEEEDGLPCPVIMMSGHGTVETAVEATRLGAYDFLEKPLSMAKLLLTVERALEADKLQKENIGLKRRAPQVHEPVGRSATLQRLREQVKRIAQHDTWVLITGDAGSGRETFARYLHSQSARRERPFVDLSVSTLAGGNAARELFGTEDGEHTHYGNLEKAAGGTLLLDEVADMELDAQAKLLGALDTGSFIRVGGAEPVRIDVRIIAATQRNLEEEVRAGRFREDLFYHLNVVPLNIPPLRDHAEDVTDLLNFYLDYFATHEKLPYRRFSVGAQNYLRNYTWPGNVRELKNLVQRVLILGAGDEISQKEVESALGAPPPSQGQALEGLVSFDQPLRQAREQFEKAYLDYQLEKHTGNVSKMAKEAGMERTHLYRKLRSLGIEIKERR; the protein is encoded by the coding sequence ATGAGTGCAACGCACGTCTTGGTCGTCGACGACGAGCCCGACATCCGCGGTCTCGTGCAGGAGATCCTGGAGGACGAGGGCTATGCGGTGGCGAGCGCGGAGAACGGCGAATCCGCCCGGCATGCGCTGCGCGAGCGCCGTCCGGATCTGATCCTGCTCGACATCTGGATGCCCGATCTGGACGGCATCACGCTGCTGCGCGAGTGGTCGGAGGAGGAAGACGGTCTGCCCTGCCCGGTCATCATGATGTCCGGTCACGGCACCGTGGAGACGGCCGTAGAGGCGACCCGGCTCGGCGCCTACGACTTTCTCGAAAAACCGCTCTCGATGGCCAAGCTGCTGCTCACCGTGGAGCGGGCACTCGAGGCCGACAAGCTCCAGAAGGAGAACATCGGTCTCAAACGCCGCGCGCCCCAGGTGCACGAGCCGGTCGGGCGCAGCGCGACCCTGCAACGGCTGCGCGAGCAGGTCAAACGCATCGCCCAGCACGACACCTGGGTGCTGATCACCGGGGACGCCGGCAGCGGTCGGGAGACCTTCGCGCGTTATCTGCATTCACAGAGCGCACGCCGCGAGCGCCCCTTTGTCGATCTGAGCGTCTCCACACTCGCCGGGGGCAATGCCGCACGCGAGCTCTTCGGGACCGAAGACGGCGAGCACACCCATTACGGGAATCTGGAAAAGGCCGCGGGCGGGACCTTGCTGCTCGACGAGGTCGCCGACATGGAGCTGGATGCGCAAGCCAAGCTGCTCGGTGCGCTCGACACCGGATCCTTCATCCGCGTCGGCGGCGCCGAGCCGGTGCGCATCGACGTGCGGATCATCGCCGCGACCCAGCGCAATCTCGAAGAGGAGGTGCGTGCCGGGCGGTTCCGCGAGGATCTCTTCTACCACCTGAACGTCGTCCCGCTGAACATCCCGCCGCTGCGCGACCACGCCGAGGATGTCACCGATCTGCTGAACTTCTATCTCGACTATTTTGCGACCCACGAGAAGCTGCCCTACCGCCGTTTCAGCGTGGGTGCGCAAAATTATCTGCGCAACTACACCTGGCCCGGCAACGTGCGCGAGCTCAAGAACCTGGTTCAGCGGGTGCTGATCTTGGGCGCCGGCGACGAGATCAGTCAGAAAGAGGTCGAATCCGCACTCGGCGCACCGCCGCCTTCACAAGGGCAGGCACTGGAGGGGCTGGTCTCCTTCGATCAGCCGCTGCGTCAGGCGCGCGAGCAGTTCGAAAAGGCCTACCTCGACTATCAGCTCGAAAAGCACACCGGCAACGTCAGCAAGATGGCGAAGGAGGCCGGGATGGAGCGCACGCATCTGTACCGCAAGCTCCGTTCGCTGGGGATCGAAATCAAGGAGCGGCGTTGA
- the fmt gene encoding methionyl-tRNA formyltransferase encodes MTPLSIIFAGTPDFAVPTLAALLDAPVADPRRPPLEVVAVYTQPDRPAGRGRQLQASPVKALALKRGLPVIQPESLKKDPDAVARLGAFEADLMVVVAYGLLLPVSVLEAPRLGCVNVHASLLPRWRGAAPIQRALLAGDTETGVCIMQMEAGLDTGPVYHRVTTPIGARDTGADLHERLAALGAGALIDALPGIADGSLIPEPQAEDEVTYAHKLTKDEAIIDWHQPAEIIGRMIRAYNPWPVAQTRLDTETLRVWDAEIDPDRETQAAPGSVIGAGKSGIEVAAGRGIVRIVRLQPPGKRAMAAADFLNARSMDGVRLG; translated from the coding sequence ATGACCCCCCTGAGCATCATCTTCGCAGGAACGCCCGACTTCGCCGTTCCGACCCTTGCCGCGCTCCTCGACGCGCCGGTTGCGGATCCGCGACGCCCGCCGCTGGAGGTCGTTGCCGTCTACACCCAACCGGACCGACCGGCCGGACGTGGTCGACAGCTTCAGGCAAGCCCGGTGAAGGCGCTCGCCCTGAAGCGCGGCCTGCCGGTGATCCAGCCCGAGAGCCTCAAGAAGGATCCCGACGCGGTCGCGCGTCTTGGCGCCTTCGAGGCCGATTTGATGGTGGTCGTGGCCTACGGGCTGCTTCTGCCGGTGTCCGTGTTGGAAGCACCCCGCTTGGGCTGCGTGAACGTCCATGCCTCGCTCCTGCCGCGTTGGCGCGGCGCGGCGCCGATTCAGCGCGCGTTGCTGGCCGGCGACACCGAGACCGGTGTCTGCATCATGCAGATGGAGGCCGGGCTGGATACCGGCCCCGTCTATCACCGCGTGACCACACCGATCGGAGCGCGCGACACCGGCGCGGATCTGCATGAGCGACTCGCCGCGCTGGGCGCGGGTGCGCTGATCGATGCCTTGCCCGGCATCGCCGACGGATCGCTGATTCCCGAGCCGCAAGCCGAGGATGAGGTCACCTACGCACACAAACTGACAAAGGACGAGGCCATCATCGACTGGCACCAACCCGCCGAGATCATCGGACGCATGATCCGCGCCTACAACCCTTGGCCTGTCGCGCAGACGCGCCTCGACACCGAGACCCTGCGGGTCTGGGACGCCGAGATCGACCCCGACCGTGAAACACAGGCCGCGCCCGGGAGCGTGATCGGCGCCGGCAAATCGGGCATCGAGGTCGCCGCCGGCCGAGGGATCGTACGCATCGTCCGTCTCCAGCCACCCGGCAAACGGGCGATGGCGGCCGCCGATTTCCTCAACGCACGTTCGATGGACGGCGTTCGGCTTGGCTGA
- the trkA gene encoding Trk system potassium transporter TrkA gives MKIIILGAGQVGTSVAANLVSEANDITVVDHNPDLLRELQDRFDLRTILGHGAHPDVLRRAGAEDADMIIAVTNSDETNMVACQVAYTLFHTPTKIARVRAQSFLDQPKLFGTDALPIDFPISPEALVTEYILRLVENPGTLQVLDFAGGRIRLVAVRAYYGGPLVGHELRTLHEHMPRVEARVAAIYRQDRAIEPQGDTVIEADDEIFFVAAPKHIRSVMSELRRLDRPYKRLIIAGGGNIGTRLAEALELNYRVKIIERDLKRCKRIAENLEKTIVLHGDAADRDLLLEENIENTDVFCAVTDDDEANILSAMLAKRLGARKVMALINRPSYVELVQSGAIDIAISPQQATIGSLLKHIRRGDVVVVHSLRRGAAEAIEAIAHGDESSSKVIGRSIENIRLPRGTSIGAIVRGDEVLMAHHDTVIAAEDHVILFLQDKARIPEVERLFQVGVTFL, from the coding sequence ATGAAGATCATCATCTTAGGCGCCGGACAAGTCGGGACCTCGGTGGCCGCCAATCTGGTCAGCGAGGCGAACGACATTACCGTCGTCGATCACAATCCGGATCTGCTCAGAGAGCTGCAGGACCGTTTCGATCTGCGCACCATCCTCGGCCACGGCGCGCACCCCGACGTGCTGCGTCGCGCGGGCGCGGAAGACGCCGACATGATCATCGCGGTCACCAACAGCGACGAGACCAATATGGTCGCCTGCCAGGTCGCCTACACCCTCTTCCATACGCCGACCAAGATCGCGCGGGTGCGGGCGCAGAGCTTTCTCGATCAACCCAAGCTGTTCGGGACCGATGCCCTGCCGATCGATTTTCCGATCAGCCCGGAGGCATTGGTCACCGAGTACATCCTGCGTCTGGTCGAGAATCCGGGCACCTTGCAGGTGCTCGACTTCGCCGGCGGGCGGATCCGTCTGGTCGCGGTCAGGGCCTATTACGGCGGGCCTTTGGTCGGGCACGAGCTGCGCACACTCCACGAGCACATGCCAAGGGTCGAGGCCAGGGTCGCGGCCATCTACCGACAGGATCGCGCCATCGAGCCCCAAGGCGATACCGTCATCGAGGCCGACGACGAGATCTTCTTCGTCGCCGCCCCCAAGCACATCCGTTCGGTCATGAGCGAGCTGCGGCGTTTGGATCGCCCCTACAAGCGCCTGATCATCGCCGGCGGCGGCAATATCGGCACCCGGCTCGCCGAGGCGCTGGAGCTCAACTACCGGGTGAAGATCATCGAGCGGGATCTGAAACGCTGCAAGCGCATCGCGGAGAATCTCGAGAAGACGATCGTGCTGCACGGCGACGCGGCGGATCGCGATCTGCTCCTGGAAGAGAATATCGAGAACACCGATGTCTTCTGCGCCGTCACCGACGACGACGAGGCGAATATCCTCTCGGCGATGCTCGCAAAGCGGCTGGGTGCCCGCAAGGTCATGGCCTTGATCAACCGGCCGTCCTATGTGGAACTGGTGCAATCCGGGGCCATCGACATCGCCATCTCGCCGCAGCAGGCAACCATCGGAAGCCTGCTCAAGCATATCCGGCGCGGCGACGTGGTCGTCGTGCATTCTCTGCGGCGCGGTGCGGCGGAGGCGATCGAGGCCATCGCCCACGGCGACGAGTCCTCCAGCAAGGTGATCGGGCGCAGCATCGAGAACATCCGGCTCCCGCGGGGTACCAGTATCGGCGCCATCGTCCGTGGCGACGAGGTGCTGATGGCGCACCACGACACCGTCATCGCCGCGGAAGACCACGTCATCCTCTTCCTTCAGGACAAGGCGCGGATCCCGGAGGTCGAGCGGCTGTTCCAGGTCGGGGTCACCTTCCTGTAA
- a CDS encoding alanine/glycine:cation symporter family protein translates to METIESWVGTINGLVWGPPMLVLILGTGLFLMIGLRLMPLLKLGFGFRMLWAGRHAQGQGNITPFNALMTSLAATIGTGNIAGVATAIAIGGPGALFWMWCTALVGMATKYAEGVLAVKYREVDEKGNYVGGPMYYIKNGLGRRWLWLGTAFAIFGGLAGFGIGNMVQANSVSHALSGKFAIPELWSGIAMAVMVGLVLIGGIRWIAQVAGKLVPFMAIAYVVGGLVVLAFNIEKIPEAIYQIVLHAFSPTAAAGGFAGATLMLGIQMGVARGIFSNEAGLGSAPIAHAAAQSNDPIQQGTVAMLGTFIDTIIICTITGLVIMVTGEWMSGETGAGLSAAAFSAGLPSVGGYIVTFGLALFAFTTILGWSVYGERCMEYLFGIHAIVPFRLVWVAVIPVGATLELDFIWLVADTLNALMAIPNLVALLLLSPVVFRMTHDYFADPINRRVVT, encoded by the coding sequence ATCGGCTTGCGCTTGATGCCGCTGCTGAAGCTCGGGTTCGGCTTCCGCATGCTGTGGGCCGGACGGCATGCACAGGGACAGGGCAACATCACGCCGTTCAATGCCTTGATGACGTCGCTCGCGGCGACCATCGGAACGGGCAACATCGCCGGCGTTGCCACGGCCATCGCCATCGGCGGTCCCGGCGCCTTGTTCTGGATGTGGTGCACCGCACTCGTCGGCATGGCCACCAAATATGCCGAGGGCGTGCTCGCGGTGAAGTACCGTGAGGTGGACGAAAAGGGCAACTATGTCGGCGGCCCCATGTACTACATCAAGAACGGTCTGGGCCGTCGCTGGCTCTGGCTCGGCACCGCCTTCGCGATCTTCGGTGGGCTCGCCGGGTTCGGGATCGGCAACATGGTCCAGGCCAATTCCGTGTCCCACGCCCTCAGCGGCAAGTTCGCGATTCCGGAGCTCTGGTCGGGCATCGCGATGGCCGTGATGGTCGGGTTGGTCCTGATCGGTGGAATTCGCTGGATCGCCCAAGTCGCCGGGAAGCTGGTGCCCTTCATGGCGATCGCCTATGTCGTCGGCGGTTTGGTGGTTCTGGCCTTCAACATCGAGAAGATTCCCGAGGCCATCTACCAGATCGTGCTGCATGCCTTTTCGCCGACGGCGGCCGCGGGTGGATTCGCCGGTGCGACCCTGATGCTGGGCATCCAGATGGGCGTGGCCCGGGGTATCTTCTCCAACGAGGCAGGGCTCGGCAGCGCGCCGATTGCACATGCGGCGGCACAGAGCAACGATCCGATCCAGCAAGGCACGGTCGCCATGCTCGGCACCTTCATCGACACCATCATCATCTGCACCATCACGGGGCTCGTGATTATGGTGACGGGCGAGTGGATGAGCGGCGAGACCGGGGCGGGCTTGTCCGCCGCAGCCTTCAGCGCCGGCCTGCCGTCGGTCGGCGGGTATATCGTCACCTTCGGGCTGGCGCTCTTTGCCTTCACCACCATCCTGGGCTGGAGCGTCTACGGCGAGCGCTGCATGGAATACCTGTTCGGCATCCATGCCATCGTTCCCTTTCGGTTGGTCTGGGTCGCGGTCATTCCGGTCGGGGCAACGCTTGAACTCGACTTCATCTGGCTGGTCGCCGACACACTCAACGCTCTGATGGCGATCCCCAATCTAGTCGCACTGCTCCTGCTCAGTCCGGTGGTCTTTCGGATGACGCACGACTATTTCGCGGATCCGATCAATCGGCGCGTTGTGACCTGA